A DNA window from Actinomycetota bacterium contains the following coding sequences:
- a CDS encoding FAD-binding oxidoreductase has product MNGPPGSADWDGLGSAIDGDIVLRDSPGFDATDTVFNRRFHEVRPQAIVRCATPHDVSEAISFIRRHGLQHATRSGGHSFAGHSTTRGVVIDVSPMRVVSVDGEVVTVGAGARLGDVYDALAEHDLAIPAGTCPPVGIAGFTLGGGLGILGRRYGVLSDRLIRAEIVPADGRVVEADEHHHQDLFWALRGAGGGNFGVVTSLELRTVPAPTVTNFHLTWAYANAADVIDAWQRWAPIAPNELAASLKITDAGVLDRPPLVDVYGALSEGEADAASLMDGLIALVGSDPSSAVSTEMDFAETRHFWANLGSDEAPVDPHGGQPEQPYLFAKSEFFARPLPADAITALLETFTAERAAGQVRELDFMPWGGAYNAVPAGATAFIHRDELFQLKHAVVVDPSASTARKEAAQRQIVRSWRSVHPWSSGRVFQNFADPDLENWADAYYGGNLGPLIAVKARYDEENFFRFDQSLPPLG; this is encoded by the coding sequence GTGAACGGCCCGCCAGGCTCGGCCGACTGGGATGGGCTCGGGAGCGCGATCGACGGCGACATCGTGCTCCGCGATTCGCCCGGGTTCGACGCAACGGACACCGTGTTCAACAGACGGTTCCACGAAGTTCGACCACAGGCCATCGTGCGGTGCGCCACCCCGCACGACGTTTCCGAGGCGATCTCGTTCATCCGACGGCACGGTCTCCAGCATGCCACCAGGAGCGGGGGGCACAGCTTCGCCGGCCATTCGACAACGCGCGGCGTGGTGATCGACGTCTCGCCGATGCGCGTGGTCTCGGTCGATGGTGAAGTGGTCACCGTCGGCGCGGGAGCGCGTCTCGGCGACGTGTACGACGCACTCGCCGAACACGATCTCGCCATCCCCGCCGGAACGTGTCCGCCGGTCGGGATCGCCGGGTTCACGTTGGGCGGCGGCCTCGGCATCCTCGGGCGTAGGTACGGGGTGCTCTCGGATCGGTTGATTCGAGCCGAGATCGTCCCCGCGGATGGGCGGGTCGTCGAAGCAGACGAACACCATCACCAGGACCTGTTCTGGGCTCTGCGCGGCGCGGGCGGCGGGAACTTCGGCGTGGTGACGTCGCTCGAGCTCCGAACGGTACCGGCGCCGACCGTGACGAACTTCCACCTCACGTGGGCGTATGCGAACGCCGCCGATGTGATCGACGCGTGGCAGCGGTGGGCGCCGATCGCCCCGAACGAGCTCGCTGCCAGCCTCAAGATCACGGACGCCGGCGTCCTGGATCGTCCACCGCTCGTCGACGTGTACGGCGCGCTCTCGGAGGGTGAGGCCGACGCCGCATCTCTGATGGACGGCCTCATCGCCCTCGTCGGGTCCGACCCGAGCTCGGCGGTTTCGACCGAGATGGACTTTGCCGAGACGCGCCATTTCTGGGCCAACCTAGGTAGCGATGAGGCTCCAGTAGATCCGCACGGCGGGCAACCGGAACAGCCGTACCTGTTCGCGAAGTCCGAGTTCTTCGCTCGTCCCCTCCCCGCGGATGCGATCACCGCGCTCCTCGAGACGTTCACAGCGGAACGAGCCGCGGGGCAGGTCCGCGAGCTCGACTTCATGCCGTGGGGAGGCGCGTACAACGCCGTCCCCGCGGGAGCGACCGCGTTCATCCACCGCGACGAGCTGTTCCAGCTGAAGCACGCCGTGGTGGTCGATCCCTCGGCGTCGACCGCCCGGAAGGAGGCCGCGCAACGGCAGATCGTTCGTTCGTGGAGATCCGTCCATCCATGGAGTTCGGGGCGCGTGTTCCAGAACTTTGCCGATCCGGACCTCGAGAACTGGGCCGACGCGTATTACGGCGGCAACCTCGGGCCTCTGATCGCCGTCAAGGCTCGGTACGACGAGGAGAACTTCTTCCGCTTCGATCAGTCGCTGCCGCCGCTCGGCTGA
- a CDS encoding ADP-ribosylglycohydrolase family protein has protein sequence MSLADRVVGSCLGLALGDALGAPFEFMRAHLIPDPVPAFELDWAGGPAGSTTDATSMARNLMRSLAERGELDPEDLVRRQVEWFRSDPPDVSTLTRLVLRRAARGENASTAAREIWERRGPEVSAGNGSVMYCAPLGVAHANRPDELFELAPALSALTHFDGRCKTAALAVTFCVAALVRGEDSEVASTSALRSVAEHEGGEELEFLVDAVGDSRPVDGPDQGFCLFTVGVAFQALLRESDVETELRRVVSLGGDTDTNAAVAGALLGARYGFNGLPSQWLDRLIERDAIRRDAEALVVLAERRSGQPSGGSD, from the coding sequence ATGAGCCTCGCAGATCGAGTGGTGGGGAGCTGCCTGGGGCTGGCGCTGGGCGATGCGCTCGGCGCGCCCTTCGAGTTCATGCGGGCGCATCTGATTCCCGACCCGGTGCCGGCGTTCGAGCTCGATTGGGCCGGCGGACCGGCGGGCTCGACCACCGACGCCACCTCGATGGCGCGGAATCTGATGCGGAGCCTCGCCGAGCGCGGCGAGCTCGATCCGGAAGACCTGGTGCGGCGCCAAGTCGAGTGGTTCCGGAGCGACCCGCCCGACGTCTCGACGCTGACGAGGCTGGTGCTGCGTCGCGCGGCACGCGGCGAGAACGCCTCGACGGCCGCGCGCGAGATATGGGAGCGGCGCGGTCCGGAGGTCTCTGCGGGGAACGGCTCGGTCATGTACTGCGCACCTCTCGGCGTGGCGCACGCGAACCGCCCGGATGAGCTCTTCGAGCTCGCGCCGGCGCTCTCGGCGCTGACGCACTTCGACGGTCGATGCAAGACGGCAGCCCTAGCCGTGACGTTCTGTGTCGCGGCGCTCGTTCGTGGTGAGGACTCGGAAGTCGCCTCGACGTCCGCACTGCGGAGCGTCGCCGAGCACGAGGGTGGCGAGGAGCTCGAGTTCCTCGTCGACGCCGTCGGCGATTCGCGACCGGTCGACGGACCGGATCAGGGCTTCTGTCTGTTCACCGTGGGCGTCGCGTTCCAAGCGTTGCTTCGTGAGAGTGATGTCGAGACCGAGCTTCGGCGGGTCGTGTCGCTGGGCGGCGACACGGACACCAACGCCGCGGTGGCCGGCGCGCTCCTCGGCGCGCGATACGGCTTCAACGGTCTTCCGTCCCAGTGGCTCGACCGGCTCATCGAACGCGACGCGATCAGAAGGGACGCCGAGGCGCTCGTGGTTCTCGCGGAACGCCGCTCGGGTCAGCCGAGCGGCGGCAGCGACTGA